One Colius striatus isolate bColStr4 chromosome 8, bColStr4.1.hap1, whole genome shotgun sequence genomic region harbors:
- the EIF3F gene encoding eukaryotic translation initiation factor 3 subunit F, with protein MAATAPAAAPAPAPAAAPPAQSPPAAPAAPPGNAAAAAPPAAAPPAAAPAPPPLSAALSGPFPGGRVVRLHPVVLASIVDSFERRNEGAARVIGTLLGTVDKHSVEVTNCFSVPHNESEDEVAVDMEFAKNMYELHKKVSPSEIILGWYATGHDITEHSVLIHEYYSREAHNPIHLTVDTSLQNSRMSIKAYVSAPMGVPGKTMGVMFTPLTVKYVYYDTERIGVDLIMKTCFSPNRVIGLSSDLQQVGSASARIQDTLTMVLQYAEDVLSGKVAADNTVGRFLMDLINQVPKISPEDFETMLNSNINDLLMVTYLANLTQSQIALNEKLLSL; from the exons ATGGCGGCGACAGCTCCCGCTGCGGCTCCGGCTCCGGCCCCTGCCGCGGCGCCCCCGGCGCAGAGCcccccggcagccccggccGCCCCGCCCGGAaacgccgccgccgccgctcctcccgccgccgctcctcccgccgccgccccggcgccgccgccgctgtcGGCCGCGCTCTCGGGGCCCTTCCCCGGCGGCCGCGTGGTGCGGCTGCACCCGGTGGTGCTGGCGTCCATCGTGGACAGCTTCGAGCGGCGCAACGAGGGCGCGGCGCGGGTCATCGGCACGCTGCTGG GCACCGTGGACAAGCACTCCGTGGAGGTCACCAACTGCTTCTCCGTCCCTCACAACGAGTCCGAGGATGAG GTGGCAGTCGATATGGAGTTTGCCAAAAACATGTACGAGTTGCACAAGAAGGTGTCTCCCAGCGAGATCATCTTGGGCTG GTATGCAACAGGTCACGACATCACGGAACACTCTGTCCTGATCCATGAGTATTACAGCCGGGAAGCACACAACCCCATCCACCTCACCGTGGACACGAGTCTCCAGAACTCACGCATGAGCATTAAAGCCTACGTCAG TGCCCCAATGGGAGTCCCTGGGAAAACTATGGGCGTGATGTTCACACCTCTGACAGTGAAATACGTTTATTATGACACAGAGCGGATAGGAG TGGATCTGATCATGAAGACTTGCTTTAGCCCCAACCGGGTCATTGGCTTGTCCAGTGACTTACagcaggtgggctctgcctcGGCCAGGATCCAGGACACGCTCACCATGGTGCTGCAGTACGCCGAGGATGTGTTG TCTGGCAAAGTGGCTGCCGACAACACCGTGGGACGTTTCCTGATGGATCTTATTAACCAGGTGCCAAAGATTTCACCAGAGGACTTTGAGACAATGTTGAACAGCAATATCAAT GACCTGTTGATGGTAACCTACTTGGCAAACCTCACACAATCACAGATTGCTCTCAACGAGAAACTTCTGAGTTTATAA
- the ANXA7 gene encoding annexin A7 isoform X2 gives MSYPGYPPSGGYPAFPGYPPTGQESVYPPAGQYPYPAAPGGYPPAAPPAAGYPAAYPAPGGYPGATQAAGMPPYPGAPAGSGFGVPPAGPAFGGYPQPPAQSYAGGGPAQIPGYPGGQAPSPMPGPPAAMVQSTQGTIRAAPNFDAGRDAEILRKAMKGFGTDEQAIIDVVANRSNDQRQQIKAAFKTMYGKDLIKDLKSELSGNVEELILALFMPSTYYDAWSLRHAMKGAGTQEKVLIEILCTRTNQEIREIVTCYKAEFGRDIEEDIRADTSGHFERLLVSMCQGNRDENQTVDYQKAQEDAQRLYQAGEGKLGTDESCFNMVLASRSFPQLKATVEAYSRVANRDLLSSIDREFSGNVERGLKTILQCALNRPAFFAERLYHSMKGAGTDDSTLIRIIVSRSEIDLVQIKQMFTQLYQKPLAAMISSDTSGDYRRLLLAIVGQ, from the exons atGTCGTACCCGGGTTACCCCCCTTCTGGCGGCTATCCTGCGTTCCCTGGCTACCCT CCAACAGGGCAGGAGTCCGTGTACCCGCCGGCCGGCCAGTACCCGTACCCCGCGGCTCCCGGGGGATACCCTCCCGCTGCGCCCCCCGCTGCCGGCTACCCAGCAGCCTACCCTGCCCCGGGGGGCTACCCTGGAGCCACGCAGGCTGCAGGAATGCCGCCTTATCCTGGAG ctcccGCAGGCTCTGGGTTCGGTGTTCCTCCCGCCGGCCCTGCCTTCGGGGGCtacccacagcctcctgcccagAGCTACGCTGGAGGTGGACCAGCACAAATCCCAG GGTATCCCGGTGGACAAGCACCATCTCCGATGCCTGGCCCG CCCGCAGCCATGGTTCAGTCCACCCAGGGCACAATCCGAGCCGCCCCCAACTTCGACGCCGGCCGGGACGCGGAAATCCTACGCAAAGCTATGAAGGGCTTTG GGACTGACGAGCAGGCCATCATTGACGTGGTCGCTAACCGCTCCAACGACCAAAGGCAACAGATCAAGGCAGCTTTCAAGACCATGTACGGCAAG GATTTAATTAAAGATCTGAAGTCTGAGTTGAGTGGGAATGTGGAAGAGCTGATTCTAGCCCTCTTCATGCCAAGCACCTACTACGACGCCTGGAGTTTACGTCACGCGATGAAG GGAGCAGGCACCCAGGAGAAAGTGCTGATTGAGATCCTTTGCACAAGGACAAACCAGGAAATACGCGAAATAGTGACGTGCTACAAGGCAGAGTTCGGAAGGGACATCGAGGAGGACATCAGAGCAGACACCTCGGGGCACTTTGAGCGACTGCTTGTATCTATGTGCCAA GGTAACCGGGATGAGAATCAAACTGTGGATTACCAAAAGGCTCAAGAAGATGCTCAGCGTCTGTACCAAGCAGGTGAAGGGAAGCTGGGGACTGATGAGTCTTGCTTTAATATGGTTCTGGCAAGCAGAAGCTTTCCCCAACTGAAAGCAACAGTCGAGGCGTACTCCAGG GTTGCCAATCGCGACTTGCTGAGCAGCATCGACCGGGAGTTTTCTGGAAACGTGGAACGTGGCTTGAAGACTATTT TGCAGTGTGCTCTGAACCGCCCGGCCTTCTTTGCAGAGAGACTCTATCACTCCATGAAGGGAGCTGGCACGGATGACTCCACCCTCATCAGGATCATCGTCAGCCGCAGCGAG aTTGACCTCGTGCAGATTAAGCAGATGTTCACACAGCTGTACCAGAAGCCCCTGGCTGCAATGATCTCCAGTGACACGAGCGGCGACTACCGGCGCTTGCTGCTGGCCATCGTTGGGCAGTAg
- the ANXA7 gene encoding annexin A7 isoform X1 → MSYPGYPPSGGYPAFPGYPPTGQESVYPPAGQYPYPAAPGGYPPAAPPAAGYPAAYPAPGGYPGATQAAGMPPYPGAPAGSGFGVPPAGPAFGGYPQPPAQSYAGGGPAQIPVGYPGGQAPSPMPGPPAAMVQSTQGTIRAAPNFDAGRDAEILRKAMKGFGTDEQAIIDVVANRSNDQRQQIKAAFKTMYGKDLIKDLKSELSGNVEELILALFMPSTYYDAWSLRHAMKGAGTQEKVLIEILCTRTNQEIREIVTCYKAEFGRDIEEDIRADTSGHFERLLVSMCQGNRDENQTVDYQKAQEDAQRLYQAGEGKLGTDESCFNMVLASRSFPQLKATVEAYSRVANRDLLSSIDREFSGNVERGLKTILQCALNRPAFFAERLYHSMKGAGTDDSTLIRIIVSRSEIDLVQIKQMFTQLYQKPLAAMISSDTSGDYRRLLLAIVGQ, encoded by the exons atGTCGTACCCGGGTTACCCCCCTTCTGGCGGCTATCCTGCGTTCCCTGGCTACCCT CCAACAGGGCAGGAGTCCGTGTACCCGCCGGCCGGCCAGTACCCGTACCCCGCGGCTCCCGGGGGATACCCTCCCGCTGCGCCCCCCGCTGCCGGCTACCCAGCAGCCTACCCTGCCCCGGGGGGCTACCCTGGAGCCACGCAGGCTGCAGGAATGCCGCCTTATCCTGGAG ctcccGCAGGCTCTGGGTTCGGTGTTCCTCCCGCCGGCCCTGCCTTCGGGGGCtacccacagcctcctgcccagAGCTACGCTGGAGGTGGACCAGCACAAATCCCAG tAGGGTATCCCGGTGGACAAGCACCATCTCCGATGCCTGGCCCG CCCGCAGCCATGGTTCAGTCCACCCAGGGCACAATCCGAGCCGCCCCCAACTTCGACGCCGGCCGGGACGCGGAAATCCTACGCAAAGCTATGAAGGGCTTTG GGACTGACGAGCAGGCCATCATTGACGTGGTCGCTAACCGCTCCAACGACCAAAGGCAACAGATCAAGGCAGCTTTCAAGACCATGTACGGCAAG GATTTAATTAAAGATCTGAAGTCTGAGTTGAGTGGGAATGTGGAAGAGCTGATTCTAGCCCTCTTCATGCCAAGCACCTACTACGACGCCTGGAGTTTACGTCACGCGATGAAG GGAGCAGGCACCCAGGAGAAAGTGCTGATTGAGATCCTTTGCACAAGGACAAACCAGGAAATACGCGAAATAGTGACGTGCTACAAGGCAGAGTTCGGAAGGGACATCGAGGAGGACATCAGAGCAGACACCTCGGGGCACTTTGAGCGACTGCTTGTATCTATGTGCCAA GGTAACCGGGATGAGAATCAAACTGTGGATTACCAAAAGGCTCAAGAAGATGCTCAGCGTCTGTACCAAGCAGGTGAAGGGAAGCTGGGGACTGATGAGTCTTGCTTTAATATGGTTCTGGCAAGCAGAAGCTTTCCCCAACTGAAAGCAACAGTCGAGGCGTACTCCAGG GTTGCCAATCGCGACTTGCTGAGCAGCATCGACCGGGAGTTTTCTGGAAACGTGGAACGTGGCTTGAAGACTATTT TGCAGTGTGCTCTGAACCGCCCGGCCTTCTTTGCAGAGAGACTCTATCACTCCATGAAGGGAGCTGGCACGGATGACTCCACCCTCATCAGGATCATCGTCAGCCGCAGCGAG aTTGACCTCGTGCAGATTAAGCAGATGTTCACACAGCTGTACCAGAAGCCCCTGGCTGCAATGATCTCCAGTGACACGAGCGGCGACTACCGGCGCTTGCTGCTGGCCATCGTTGGGCAGTAg